A stretch of Leptospira perdikensis DNA encodes these proteins:
- a CDS encoding sensor histidine kinase, giving the protein MFQRIYVFFRGIPLEPISLLAVYSEIISKLYFLGFAYCLAYIQSVYLEWNAPDQTNCILSAIQLVLSIILVCTSFFYRRFFKLAPILVRLTLFLLVLVEIETGFHDPTIPYFDPRNWLTITALLGTSSFFYPGLVWQYILEWSFVLLIYIFRVYFTNHTVIPEETWREMSTIFPLFLVAFFLNHWWFRTRYIAAYRGMLLEEKRRTFFQDIHDSLGSQLTDLVLLTQKLERTPKEITETHLQKLKQLSESALQSLRTQVQEEDQRELFQESLLDGLKLLVKKRYKLAGRNIELKWDTLDEEIIIKIRDPEVAHHILQIFKEVTTNDLRHGNGISTWHLERIQEHLEFRFFTEPHQFSDKEISSHPISQRKQDPSSGTGIGERGLYQRIKSLNGELTITESPYQINMKLPVGLFEI; this is encoded by the coding sequence ATGTTCCAAAGAATTTATGTTTTTTTTCGTGGGATTCCTTTGGAACCTATATCTCTCCTTGCTGTTTATTCGGAAATCATTAGTAAACTTTACTTTCTTGGTTTTGCTTATTGTCTTGCTTATATCCAAAGTGTGTATTTGGAATGGAACGCTCCTGATCAGACCAATTGTATCCTTTCTGCTATCCAATTAGTTTTAAGTATCATCCTTGTTTGTACTTCTTTTTTCTATCGACGTTTCTTCAAACTGGCACCAATTCTCGTTCGATTGACTTTGTTCCTTTTGGTTCTTGTAGAAATCGAAACAGGATTTCATGATCCTACCATTCCGTATTTTGATCCAAGAAATTGGTTAACCATCACTGCATTACTTGGAACCTCTTCTTTCTTTTATCCGGGTCTTGTGTGGCAGTATATTTTAGAGTGGTCTTTTGTTTTACTGATTTATATTTTCCGAGTTTATTTTACCAACCACACTGTCATTCCCGAGGAGACTTGGCGCGAGATGTCGACGATATTCCCTCTATTCCTGGTGGCTTTTTTTCTAAACCATTGGTGGTTTCGAACACGTTATATTGCTGCCTATCGGGGTATGTTGTTAGAAGAAAAACGCCGAACTTTTTTCCAAGACATTCACGATAGTTTAGGTTCTCAACTTACAGACTTAGTCCTACTCACACAAAAATTGGAAAGAACTCCAAAAGAAATTACAGAAACCCATCTACAAAAATTGAAACAACTTTCGGAATCCGCACTCCAATCTTTACGGACTCAAGTGCAGGAAGAAGACCAAAGAGAATTGTTCCAGGAATCTTTGTTAGATGGTCTGAAATTATTGGTTAAAAAGAGATACAAACTTGCCGGTCGTAATATTGAATTAAAATGGGACACCCTTGACGAGGAGATCATCATCAAAATTCGAGATCCCGAAGTGGCCCACCACATCCTTCAAATTTTTAAAGAAGTAACTACCAATGATTTACGTCATGGGAATGGAATTTCAACTTGGCATTTAGAGAGAATACAAGAGCATTTAGAATTTCGGTTTTTTACGGAGCCACATCAATTTTCAGATAAAGAAATAAGTTCTCATCCTATATCTCAACGAAAACAAGACCCATCGTCTGGAACTGGTATCGGAGAAAGAGGATTATACCAAAGGATTAAATCTTTGAATGGAGAACTTACCATTACTGAATCTCCATACCAAATCAATATGAAA
- a CDS encoding PilZ domain-containing protein, with protein sequence MSSERRIYKRISEKVHLTYRVIQSGAGSAQFLPKDKGEGESQDISEGGLLFRTKEPMPLGTRLELELRFPDVKYVLYPKAKVVRLEEFGEGAFYEIGLEFNQMFIDDEKLLLEHIGRLEV encoded by the coding sequence ATGTCCAGCGAACGCCGAATCTACAAACGAATCTCTGAAAAAGTCCATCTTACATACCGGGTGATCCAATCAGGTGCCGGTTCGGCCCAATTTTTGCCGAAAGACAAAGGGGAAGGAGAATCCCAAGATATTTCTGAAGGAGGACTATTGTTTCGAACCAAAGAACCAATGCCTTTGGGAACAAGATTGGAATTAGAATTACGTTTCCCTGATGTAAAGTACGTATTGTACCCAAAAGCTAAGGTTGTACGTTTGGAAGAGTTTGGAGAAGGAGCTTTCTACGAAATAGGTCTTGAATTCAATCAGATGTTTATTGATGATGAAAAACTTTTGTTAGAACACATCGGCCGATTAGAAGTTTAA
- a CDS encoding efflux RND transporter permease subunit, translating into MSIASFSIKRPIFISSLVIIMVITGFISLKRIGVDLFPDINIPFVVVSTVYPGAGPEEIETSISKPLEEELSSISGLKRITSRNQEGISMVFAEFNLTTDIKYAEQQVRDKTARVKPLFPESSKEPLVQRFDPSDQPIMRISLFADLPEGELYDLAKEKIKTKLEQVNNVGAVKIIGGSRREIHIELDRNKINAFQVPAISIGNQIKNSGVNIPAGKVEGGDKETSFRTVAKYESLSQIENTVVSFGGEFGRGVLVKDLGQVKDTLQDRQTLGMLYAPISAEEHDEPSIIGKLLFKYDAPKKERVQKKALFLDVYKQSGANTVEVADGILGKIDTINSQIKDLKGAPKVILIRDGSKWIRANIEDVTIAIILGILLAVIVVYLFLGNVRSTLITGMALPNSMLGAFIIMYAMGFTMNVMTLLALSLAVGLLVDDAIVVRENIFRKLEEGESVIVAARKGTEEVTLAVIGTSLTVIAVFLPIGFLSGIVGQFFKQFGLTVVFAMIISLFDGLTVAPMLSAYFAGKTDIHKKKNIVLRTFDKFQDFLDRMYGIIMKFALKKPWAVILLTFLTLVTSIFSLAFVKKTFLPANDQGEFMVNVEMAPGTSLQGTSETVEQIQNEIIKLVPELELLATVVGNSDGESNIATIGVALLPSEYRKRTTGDVKDQIREFLKVYPQARPKVNDYSAIGGGVQYPFNLNLKGENLKDLETYSFKVMEELRKIPDLTDVDTTYRTGKPEFQVVPNRAKMQTVGVVAGVMGAELRYHIEGGEVAKYLENGIEYDVRLRLKEEQRNLRKSFYETRVPNIQNRLIPLSAIADGKESSSPARIIREDRSRVVPINANLAPGGAIASASEAATKILKDKLPPPPGITYSFVGQSEDFKELLQNIVLAFGMALIFIYLVLASLYESFITPITILFAIPPAISGAFFALALTGEMLNLFSMIGLILLMGLVAKNSILLVDHAILAMKEHGMTRDEAIFDAGSKRLRPILMTSLAMIAGTLPIALGIGEASKSRTAMGIAIIGGLVLSTLITLIVVPAVFGYIDRLREKIEGAFRPDFEIRPEDLED; encoded by the coding sequence ATGAGTATTGCTTCCTTTTCAATCAAACGTCCCATTTTTATTTCCTCGTTAGTCATCATCATGGTGATCACAGGATTTATTTCCTTGAAACGAATTGGTGTTGACCTTTTCCCTGACATCAACATTCCCTTCGTTGTGGTTTCGACCGTATACCCTGGTGCCGGTCCGGAAGAAATTGAAACTTCCATATCCAAACCACTCGAAGAAGAACTTAGTTCCATCTCTGGTCTCAAACGAATCACATCGAGAAACCAAGAAGGGATCTCTATGGTGTTTGCGGAATTCAATCTCACCACAGACATTAAATACGCAGAACAACAGGTCCGTGATAAAACAGCGCGTGTTAAACCTCTTTTTCCTGAATCTTCTAAAGAGCCACTTGTTCAAAGGTTTGATCCCTCCGACCAACCGATTATGAGGATTTCTCTTTTTGCGGACTTACCAGAAGGGGAACTTTATGATTTGGCAAAAGAGAAAATCAAAACCAAACTGGAACAAGTCAACAACGTTGGTGCTGTAAAAATCATTGGTGGATCTCGTAGAGAAATTCATATCGAACTGGATCGAAACAAAATCAATGCCTTCCAAGTTCCTGCCATTTCCATTGGAAACCAAATCAAAAACTCCGGTGTCAACATTCCTGCCGGAAAGGTAGAAGGTGGAGATAAAGAAACTTCTTTTCGAACCGTTGCCAAATATGAATCGTTATCTCAAATTGAGAATACCGTAGTTTCCTTTGGTGGAGAGTTTGGGCGAGGGGTTCTTGTAAAAGATTTGGGGCAAGTAAAAGACACCCTTCAGGATCGCCAAACGCTTGGTATGTTGTATGCGCCAATCAGCGCAGAAGAACACGATGAACCCTCTATCATTGGGAAATTATTATTCAAATATGATGCTCCTAAAAAGGAAAGAGTCCAAAAGAAAGCTCTCTTTCTGGATGTGTACAAACAATCAGGAGCTAACACTGTTGAAGTTGCCGATGGAATTCTTGGAAAAATCGATACCATTAACTCTCAAATCAAAGACCTAAAAGGGGCACCTAAGGTTATTTTGATTCGGGATGGATCCAAATGGATTCGTGCCAATATTGAGGATGTTACCATCGCCATCATTCTTGGGATTTTACTCGCAGTTATTGTAGTATATCTTTTTCTCGGGAACGTTCGTTCTACACTCATTACAGGTATGGCACTCCCCAACTCTATGTTAGGTGCCTTTATCATTATGTATGCCATGGGTTTTACCATGAACGTAATGACCCTTCTTGCATTATCTCTTGCGGTTGGTCTTCTCGTAGATGATGCCATTGTGGTTCGGGAAAATATCTTCCGGAAACTAGAGGAAGGGGAGTCAGTCATTGTAGCGGCAAGGAAGGGAACAGAAGAAGTAACTCTTGCTGTCATTGGAACTTCTTTGACGGTGATTGCCGTATTCCTTCCGATCGGATTTCTTTCTGGAATTGTGGGTCAGTTCTTTAAACAGTTTGGTCTGACTGTGGTTTTTGCCATGATCATTTCCTTATTTGATGGTTTGACCGTTGCACCAATGTTATCTGCATATTTTGCAGGAAAAACAGATATTCACAAAAAGAAAAACATTGTCCTTCGTACTTTTGATAAATTTCAAGATTTTTTGGACAGAATGTACGGGATCATCATGAAGTTTGCCCTAAAAAAACCATGGGCTGTCATTTTGCTTACTTTCCTAACTCTTGTGACTAGTATTTTCTCTCTGGCTTTTGTAAAAAAGACCTTCTTACCAGCGAATGACCAAGGTGAGTTTATGGTGAATGTGGAGATGGCTCCGGGTACTTCCTTACAAGGAACATCTGAAACGGTAGAACAAATCCAAAACGAAATTATCAAATTAGTTCCTGAATTAGAACTTCTTGCTACGGTTGTTGGAAATAGTGATGGGGAATCGAATATTGCTACTATTGGTGTTGCCCTTCTCCCTTCTGAATACCGAAAGAGAACTACAGGAGATGTAAAAGACCAAATCCGTGAATTTCTAAAAGTTTATCCACAAGCAAGACCGAAAGTGAACGACTATTCGGCGATCGGCGGTGGGGTTCAATACCCATTCAACTTAAATCTAAAAGGTGAGAATTTAAAGGACTTAGAAACTTACTCTTTTAAAGTGATGGAGGAACTTCGTAAGATTCCAGATTTAACTGATGTAGATACAACTTACCGAACAGGGAAACCAGAATTCCAAGTGGTACCTAACCGTGCCAAAATGCAAACGGTGGGTGTGGTTGCCGGTGTGATGGGAGCCGAACTTCGTTACCATATTGAAGGTGGTGAAGTGGCGAAATATTTGGAGAATGGAATTGAGTATGACGTACGCCTTAGGCTGAAAGAAGAACAACGAAATTTACGTAAGTCTTTTTACGAAACCCGAGTGCCAAACATCCAAAACAGACTGATCCCTCTAAGCGCCATTGCTGACGGCAAGGAAAGTAGTTCTCCTGCAAGAATCATCCGAGAGGACAGATCCCGTGTGGTTCCGATCAACGCTAACCTTGCTCCGGGAGGAGCGATTGCGTCTGCATCAGAAGCTGCAACCAAAATCTTAAAGGACAAACTTCCCCCACCTCCAGGAATCACTTATTCCTTTGTGGGCCAATCGGAAGATTTTAAGGAACTATTACAAAACATCGTGCTTGCTTTTGGAATGGCGCTTATCTTCATTTATCTTGTGTTAGCTTCTCTTTATGAGTCCTTTATCACACCTATCACGATTCTTTTTGCGATCCCACCGGCGATCTCTGGAGCTTTCTTTGCTTTGGCTCTTACTGGTGAGATGTTGAATTTATTCAGTATGATTGGACTCATCCTGCTAATGGGACTTGTGGCCAAAAACTCTATCCTTCTTGTGGACCATGCCATCCTTGCGATGAAAGAACATGGAATGACGAGGGATGAAGCTATCTTTGATGCGGGTTCCAAACGGTTACGTCCGATCCTTATGACATCTCTTGCGATGATTGCGGGAACTTTACCAATTGCCCTTGGAATTGGAGAGGCCTCAAAATCAAGAACGGCAATGGGGATTGCCATCATTGGGGGACTTGTCCTATCGACTCTCATCACTCTCATTGTGGTACCTGCAGTATTTGGATACATTGACCGTTTACGCGAAAAAATTGAGGGAGCATTCCGTCCTGATTTTGAAATCCGACCAGAGGATTTAGAGGACTGA
- a CDS encoding MotA/TolQ/ExbB proton channel family protein, with protein MQDFVDLGEKIIFLVMLFASILAIAVFIERLIVYKRNFNKESESLLDSLTLLIRHRDLKGTEKLLETHPMENSYTKFIHFVLEREKENHKGLQELMEGKILKERLILEERLPILNTLGNNTPFIGLLGTVLGVIKAFYGLGTLGNSGAEVVMRSISTALLATAAGLAVAIPVVMANNYFTRKMKLVLGHLEILSKEIHASFVTSGKHNQTSSSTPNIHH; from the coding sequence ATGCAAGATTTCGTAGACCTTGGGGAAAAAATCATTTTCCTCGTTATGTTATTTGCGAGTATTCTCGCGATAGCCGTATTTATCGAAAGGTTGATTGTTTATAAACGTAATTTTAACAAAGAATCAGAATCACTTCTAGATTCGCTCACTCTCCTCATACGACACCGTGACTTAAAAGGTACAGAGAAACTATTGGAAACCCATCCTATGGAAAACTCCTATACCAAGTTCATTCATTTTGTTTTAGAACGGGAGAAGGAAAACCACAAAGGCCTTCAGGAACTGATGGAAGGGAAAATTCTAAAGGAACGTTTGATTCTGGAAGAAAGACTTCCCATTCTCAACACTTTAGGGAACAACACTCCTTTCATTGGACTTTTGGGTACGGTTCTTGGAGTCATCAAAGCTTTTTATGGTTTGGGAACTCTTGGAAATTCTGGTGCAGAAGTGGTGATGCGAAGTATCTCGACTGCCCTACTCGCAACGGCTGCGGGACTTGCTGTTGCCATCCCAGTGGTAATGGCAAATAACTACTTCACTCGCAAAATGAAACTCGTCCTCGGCCATTTGGAAATCCTTTCCAAAGAAATCCATGCTAGTTTTGTCACGAGCGGAAAACACAACCAAACTTCTAGTTCAACGCCAAATATCCATCACTAG
- a CDS encoding energy transducer TonB, producing MQSFTLYLQYKLRRFGLFRASLFASVGLHVFCYLIYFVLTLPSNAAFQETSIEDMDVSFEEIPPELIGGTSSPAPVEKQEWVEGSNKEAEEKPDNSDLNPNQLSGNGTDKDGYLFSFNGDRPPTPIIDFDLKAYFPEAAKAANISQKTVVVMVQVDEHGQLQGVKIVSGRAGYGFDEAAIRIIQRARFSPGYDKGKPTRMAHRLPISFDLEED from the coding sequence ATGCAGTCATTTACCTTATACCTGCAATACAAACTCCGACGGTTCGGACTCTTCCGCGCCAGTCTTTTTGCTTCTGTGGGATTGCATGTATTCTGTTATTTGATTTATTTTGTACTTACATTACCAAGTAATGCGGCCTTTCAAGAAACTTCCATCGAAGATATGGATGTTTCTTTTGAAGAGATTCCTCCAGAGCTCATTGGTGGGACATCAAGCCCAGCGCCTGTGGAAAAACAAGAATGGGTGGAAGGATCGAACAAAGAGGCAGAAGAAAAGCCAGATAACTCTGATTTGAACCCAAACCAACTCTCTGGGAATGGAACTGACAAAGATGGGTATTTGTTTTCATTCAATGGAGATCGTCCTCCTACACCTATCATTGATTTTGACTTAAAAGCCTATTTTCCAGAAGCAGCCAAAGCCGCGAATATCAGCCAAAAGACAGTGGTTGTGATGGTACAAGTAGATGAACACGGACAACTCCAAGGTGTTAAAATTGTTTCTGGTCGAGCGGGATATGGATTTGATGAAGCAGCCATTCGCATCATTCAAAGAGCGCGGTTTTCACCTGGGTATGACAAAGGGAAACCAACACGAATGGCACATAGACTTCCTATCAGTTTTGATTTAGAAGAGGACTGA
- a CDS encoding fibronectin type III domain-containing protein, whose translation MLRNTKHRIAIGTIIIIVSLITYGFQTKPITGKTESKSSSRKPSLIPDPFELYQTIPPFRSEMTSSDLPSNFDFTSEFPLPADQGIYKDSVGYTVGYGLISYLEAKKKGIRNLSSIGPTSANGQKVLFSPNFIYNQLNSGKDQAVSLLDALVLAESRGSVSLEQMNESSSSFRTRPKANIVESGRKARLKRIYRIEPHDLTSIKLALAEKRPVLIGYLVYENFRDPKPETIFESGSGEILGAQSLVILGYNDKKKAFKVWNSWGSTWGDQGYLWVSYETFPKYTKSVYVADSETENELLTQNKLNDALESLEYGEHNLFPPKEVFASRGDFSDRIRISWSREKRAIGYEVYRKRKIDSKYQLVGLSKQAFFEDFGIQKSTAYNYRVASLDENYLSKPSLDSNDGYAVDPTKPAGILPVTNLRASVVSTNDRILLEWDPQPISTTYAVYKWNPTARIYRFLGQTEKTTYVDLKASRNGDSEIYQVVPERNQLVGESSYYVSAHLDPSEVLKPKPKNLTASKGLYAGATILQWEGSPSAVAYHIFRKTNGQWKEVAKTTELQFKDDNSYEKESFYAVASEFEGELFSLPSEPDIGFPSLVAGRSVGLKSPELNVSENRKTSEFLFSWNAVPKVTSYKIYMRKKNDPEWSLVKETFDTNFRLQNLTKNQFYFFAIQSTAKGVGESLFSKPVTSVISDTVVDIKKVKTFGESAIQKFIGPWTAMYWDGKNKVKPVRLTIEAEDVEGNIIMKWNENQIFRGKNIVDSDLLEEKGKWKIKLSPNYESLSGEFEDQALVPEKSQLSFIRE comes from the coding sequence ATGTTACGGAACACCAAACATCGAATTGCGATTGGAACGATTATTATTATCGTTTCTTTGATCACATACGGATTCCAAACCAAACCCATCACTGGAAAAACAGAATCCAAATCCTCTTCCAGAAAACCAAGCCTCATTCCCGACCCTTTCGAACTTTATCAAACCATTCCACCTTTCCGTTCGGAAATGACAAGTTCTGACCTTCCCAGTAATTTTGATTTTACATCTGAGTTTCCACTGCCAGCAGACCAAGGGATCTACAAAGATAGTGTTGGGTATACTGTTGGGTATGGGCTCATTTCTTATTTAGAAGCGAAAAAAAAAGGGATTCGGAATCTTTCTTCTATTGGCCCCACTTCCGCGAATGGACAGAAAGTATTGTTCTCACCTAACTTTATTTATAACCAACTAAACAGCGGAAAAGATCAAGCAGTTTCCCTTTTGGATGCGCTCGTCCTCGCAGAAAGTCGAGGTTCGGTTTCTCTCGAACAAATGAACGAATCATCATCTAGTTTTAGAACAAGGCCGAAAGCAAATATCGTGGAATCGGGCAGGAAAGCTCGATTAAAAAGAATTTACCGAATCGAACCTCACGATCTAACATCTATTAAACTAGCGTTAGCTGAAAAACGACCAGTGCTGATCGGGTATTTGGTTTATGAAAATTTTAGAGATCCAAAACCGGAAACCATTTTTGAATCGGGGTCTGGTGAAATTTTAGGGGCGCAGTCTCTTGTTATTTTGGGTTATAATGATAAAAAGAAAGCATTCAAGGTTTGGAATTCTTGGGGATCCACTTGGGGTGACCAAGGATATTTATGGGTTTCTTACGAAACTTTTCCTAAATACACTAAGTCGGTTTATGTTGCTGATTCAGAAACTGAAAATGAACTCCTAACACAAAATAAACTAAATGATGCTTTAGAATCTTTGGAATACGGAGAGCACAACCTCTTCCCACCGAAAGAGGTGTTTGCATCCCGTGGTGATTTTTCAGATCGCATTCGGATCAGTTGGTCGAGAGAAAAAAGGGCCATTGGTTATGAAGTTTACCGGAAACGTAAGATAGACAGTAAATACCAACTTGTCGGACTTTCCAAACAAGCATTCTTTGAAGACTTTGGAATCCAAAAAAGCACTGCTTACAATTACCGAGTGGCAAGTCTCGATGAGAATTACCTCTCCAAACCATCACTTGACTCAAATGATGGTTATGCGGTTGACCCAACAAAACCAGCCGGAATTTTACCAGTGACAAACCTTCGTGCCTCGGTGGTTTCAACCAATGATCGGATTTTACTTGAATGGGATCCACAGCCAATATCCACAACCTATGCAGTTTATAAATGGAATCCAACAGCAAGGATCTACCGGTTTTTAGGACAAACTGAAAAGACAACGTACGTTGATTTAAAAGCCAGCCGTAATGGCGACAGTGAAATTTACCAAGTGGTTCCTGAAAGAAATCAATTGGTCGGTGAATCTAGTTATTATGTATCTGCCCATTTAGACCCTTCGGAAGTTTTAAAACCAAAACCCAAAAACCTAACAGCATCTAAAGGATTATATGCTGGTGCCACCATTTTACAGTGGGAAGGATCTCCCAGTGCCGTGGCTTATCATATCTTCCGTAAAACCAATGGACAATGGAAAGAAGTTGCAAAAACAACTGAGTTGCAGTTTAAAGATGACAATTCCTATGAAAAGGAATCATTCTATGCGGTAGCCTCTGAATTTGAAGGTGAATTGTTTAGTTTACCTTCGGAACCAGACATAGGATTTCCATCGCTTGTTGCGGGGAGGTCAGTGGGGTTAAAATCCCCAGAACTTAATGTTTCTGAAAATAGAAAAACTAGTGAATTTCTATTTAGTTGGAATGCAGTTCCCAAAGTAACTTCATACAAAATCTATATGCGTAAAAAAAATGACCCAGAATGGAGTCTTGTCAAAGAAACTTTCGATACAAATTTTAGATTGCAGAACCTAACCAAAAACCAGTTCTATTTTTTTGCCATTCAATCCACCGCTAAAGGAGTGGGAGAAAGTTTATTTTCCAAACCCGTCACATCAGTTATCTCTGACACGGTAGTTGATATAAAAAAAGTAAAAACGTTTGGAGAGTCCGCCATACAAAAGTTTATCGGTCCTTGGACAGCAATGTATTGGGATGGGAAAAACAAAGTGAAACCAGTCCGTTTGACCATTGAAGCAGAAGATGTTGAGGGAAACATCATCATGAAGTGGAATGAAAATCAAATCTTTCGAGGCAAAAACATTGTGGATTCTGACTTACTCGAAGAGAAAGGAAAATGGAAAATCAAACTATCACCTAATTACGAGTCCTTATCAGGCGAATTTGAAGACCAAGCACTCGTTCCTGAGAAAAGCCAGCTTTCCTTTATCCGAGAATAA
- a CDS encoding acyl-CoA thioesterase: MPHTTEIPVLWSHMDANGHVNNGVYQSYFDEARIQALEQEGFSIQEMREKKVGPVMLKAELSYHKPLHHPDAVRIETGFRDMSKIKGKVVQNMYRISDGALVCEAIFSALFFDFERNRPWKLPDTFLEKFRTDEEVKV; the protein is encoded by the coding sequence ATGCCCCATACTACCGAAATCCCCGTCCTTTGGAGCCATATGGATGCCAATGGACATGTCAATAACGGTGTCTACCAATCCTATTTTGATGAAGCAAGGATCCAAGCTTTGGAACAAGAAGGGTTTTCTATCCAGGAAATGAGGGAAAAAAAGGTAGGGCCAGTGATGTTAAAGGCGGAGTTATCTTATCACAAACCTCTCCATCATCCCGACGCGGTTCGCATCGAAACAGGATTTCGGGATATGTCAAAAATAAAGGGGAAGGTTGTACAAAATATGTATCGAATCTCGGATGGAGCCTTGGTTTGCGAGGCTATTTTTTCTGCTCTCTTTTTTGATTTCGAAAGGAACAGGCCTTGGAAACTTCCTGATACCTTCCTCGAGAAGTTTAGAACTGACGAGGAAGTGAAAGTTTAG
- a CDS encoding TetR/AcrR family transcriptional regulator — translation MKGSPRHRILEIAKKRFYQQGYYHTGINQLIRESGTAKASFYDHFPSKRDLGIRVIQAYGADVLIWFRQILRESHTPDDFIAELSQAVTIQMHEDASYYQGCPIAIFSCQFPVGEQPFSDEFKSIVFRWESLFAMYIARWQSNGSLEETADPMELARDLINIYEGALINWRISLNEIYVKRMLAQMKQILELKK, via the coding sequence ATGAAAGGCTCTCCTCGACACCGCATCCTCGAAATAGCAAAAAAAAGATTCTACCAACAGGGCTATTACCACACAGGAATCAACCAGCTCATCCGAGAATCAGGAACTGCCAAGGCCTCCTTCTATGATCACTTCCCATCCAAACGAGATTTGGGAATTCGCGTCATTCAAGCTTATGGAGCTGACGTTCTCATTTGGTTCCGCCAAATTCTTCGAGAGTCCCATACACCTGATGATTTTATCGCCGAATTATCTCAAGCCGTTACCATCCAAATGCATGAAGACGCATCCTATTACCAAGGTTGCCCGATAGCCATTTTTTCCTGCCAATTTCCTGTCGGCGAACAACCATTTAGTGATGAGTTTAAGTCTATTGTTTTTAGGTGGGAATCTTTGTTCGCAATGTACATTGCCCGATGGCAATCCAACGGTTCGTTAGAAGAAACCGCAGATCCAATGGAACTCGCTCGTGACTTAATCAATATCTATGAAGGAGCACTGATCAATTGGAGAATCTCATTAAACGAAATCTATGTAAAACGTATGTTAGCCCAAATGAAACAAATACTTGAACTTAAAAAATAG
- a CDS encoding LA_0364 family Cys-rich lipoprotein, which yields MKQVIFFCVLVLLVNCGSPFSFRSACYERNKCSTIEGECFLRNDAFYKISTSSPSYSVADLTALAGSCLGLEKTCRKNCESGTIF from the coding sequence ATGAAACAAGTAATCTTTTTTTGCGTTCTGGTACTATTGGTTAATTGTGGATCACCGTTTTCCTTTAGGTCTGCCTGCTACGAACGTAACAAATGTTCTACGATAGAAGGTGAATGTTTTCTTAGAAATGATGCATTTTACAAAATCTCTACGAGTAGTCCAAGTTATAGTGTAGCTGATCTCACAGCCCTTGCGGGAAGTTGTCTCGGTTTAGAAAAGACTTGCCGCAAAAATTGCGAAAGTGGAACTATTTTTTAA